A genomic window from Chitinophaga pollutisoli includes:
- a CDS encoding GDP-L-fucose synthase, with protein MQPNSKIYIAGHRGMVGSAITRRLQQAGFTNFVTRTSDTLDLRDQAAVAAFFQEEKPDYVFLAAAKVGGIVANNTYRAEFLYDNLMIQNNVIHHAHLNGVKKLMFLGSSCIYPKLAPQPLKEEYLLTGTLEPTNEPYAIAKIAGIKLCDAYRSQYGAQFISVMPTNLYGPNDNYDLQNSHVLPALLRKFHDAKANKVEEVVIWGTGTPLREFLHADDMADACFFLMQNYDEPGPINIGVGEDLSIADLARLVQKIVGYEGKLVFDTTKPDGTPRKLMDVSRLHSLGWKAAIPLEQGIRQVYEEKFLQV; from the coding sequence ATGCAACCCAACAGCAAAATATATATCGCAGGGCACCGCGGCATGGTGGGCTCCGCCATCACCCGGAGGCTCCAACAGGCAGGTTTTACCAATTTCGTCACCCGCACCTCCGACACACTCGACCTCCGCGACCAGGCGGCCGTGGCGGCTTTCTTCCAGGAAGAAAAGCCGGATTACGTATTCCTCGCCGCAGCCAAAGTAGGCGGCATCGTGGCCAACAACACCTACCGCGCGGAATTCCTGTACGACAACCTCATGATCCAGAACAACGTGATCCATCATGCCCATCTCAACGGCGTGAAAAAACTCATGTTCCTCGGATCGTCCTGCATCTATCCCAAGCTGGCGCCGCAGCCGCTGAAGGAAGAATACCTGCTCACCGGCACGCTGGAACCTACCAACGAACCGTACGCCATCGCCAAGATCGCCGGTATCAAACTGTGCGACGCTTACCGCAGCCAGTATGGTGCGCAGTTCATTTCCGTAATGCCGACCAATCTCTACGGGCCCAACGACAACTACGACCTGCAGAACTCGCACGTGCTGCCCGCCCTGCTCCGCAAATTCCATGACGCGAAAGCCAATAAAGTGGAAGAAGTGGTAATCTGGGGAACGGGAACGCCGCTCCGCGAATTCCTGCATGCCGATGATATGGCCGACGCCTGTTTCTTCCTCATGCAAAATTATGACGAGCCCGGGCCGATCAATATCGGTGTGGGGGAAGACCTGAGCATCGCCGACCTGGCGCGCCTCGTACAAAAAATTGTGGGGTATGAAGGAAAACTCGTTTTCGACACCACCAAACCCGACGGTACGCCCCGCAAACTGATGGACGTTTCCCGCCTCCACAGCCTCGGCTGGAAAGCCGCGATTCCCCTGGAACAGGGCATCCGGCAGGTGTATGAAGAAAAATTCCTGCAGGTCTGA
- a CDS encoding DUF3857 domain-containing protein, which produces MRTTIAIFICLLLLITGMMAQEKKSYAWDVKAERKYIERQEEVKEEVWSIKQAGFRTRTVPPEYANESAVVLARHIDIVTPQKAVKLHRTERNLVAINDKAALERYSEFEFRQYENYDQNALLEPFDKLTKVVFIGVRIYKKDGTMKEIYGDESVVTDIAVTRHKSRKLAIPDLQVGDLVDYFIREESFVIYANHFTRELFVFGEEEPVLEYSIHIGAFNEWFALEYRSMNGAPNFKERYEDHMIHLDMLVRNIPAQPVSLWMNAFRQLPMVRTHMRPGARTEKGGRRKEGMIYANPSSTKIRDEAVASIVGRRNTQSPNILPSYGLVMNRVKQFKKDNPNATQSELAEFIYYTVRFGVVYHISPTDPIIVDQRRNFNALREENFLLYVYLVLGKFDVPAEFVFTTPKNGPAMTEVFDAGDFSLMLRIPGKKALYVSVDGLFPTTDHIPSEFEGQKASVLPAQSGHTTDQWDIPESVAASNRQAERMEIGFARDNLQQLQINRETTVTGHFKKRTQQQLFLFEDYYNAERALLGMEKSFMEDFQGNRHTRALHDEYRNAFDRARRDVKDYFLRDVQAQFEEMTVTLDTFGIREMGIRSDKPALVYHTRFSLDGLVKKAGPNYILDAGKIIGGQISVKPSQRARTADVYMSFARSFAYEIEVEIPEGYVAEGVEKLARQVDNECGSFIVKAEQKEGKLQLQITKSYKVAHAQAAKWPQLLEMIDAAEAFRDQKILLKKAG; this is translated from the coding sequence ATGAGGACGACCATTGCCATTTTTATTTGCCTGCTGCTGCTCATCACAGGCATGATGGCCCAGGAGAAAAAAAGCTACGCCTGGGATGTGAAGGCGGAAAGGAAATATATAGAAAGACAAGAGGAGGTGAAGGAAGAAGTCTGGTCCATCAAACAGGCTGGTTTCCGCACCCGGACCGTACCGCCGGAATATGCGAATGAATCCGCCGTGGTATTGGCGCGACATATCGATATCGTAACCCCGCAGAAGGCGGTGAAACTGCATCGTACGGAAAGGAACCTGGTAGCGATCAACGATAAAGCCGCGCTGGAAAGGTATTCGGAGTTCGAGTTCAGACAATATGAGAATTACGACCAAAACGCATTGCTCGAGCCTTTCGATAAACTCACAAAAGTCGTTTTCATCGGGGTGCGCATCTATAAGAAAGACGGAACGATGAAAGAGATTTACGGCGACGAATCCGTGGTGACCGACATCGCTGTAACGCGCCATAAATCCCGCAAGCTCGCGATCCCCGATCTGCAGGTGGGCGACCTGGTGGATTATTTCATCCGGGAGGAGTCGTTCGTAATTTACGCCAACCATTTCACGCGGGAGCTTTTTGTGTTTGGAGAGGAGGAACCGGTGCTGGAATATTCGATCCACATCGGGGCGTTCAATGAGTGGTTTGCGCTGGAATACCGTTCGATGAACGGGGCGCCCAACTTCAAGGAACGGTACGAAGACCATATGATCCACCTGGACATGCTCGTGAGAAATATCCCGGCGCAGCCCGTCAGCCTCTGGATGAACGCATTCCGACAATTGCCGATGGTGCGGACGCATATGCGCCCGGGCGCCCGGACCGAAAAAGGCGGCCGCCGGAAGGAAGGGATGATTTACGCCAACCCCAGCTCCACGAAGATCCGCGACGAGGCGGTAGCTTCAATCGTAGGGCGCCGGAATACGCAATCCCCCAACATTTTGCCATCCTATGGCCTGGTCATGAACCGGGTGAAGCAGTTTAAGAAGGATAATCCAAATGCCACACAGTCCGAGCTGGCGGAATTCATTTACTATACGGTGCGGTTTGGCGTGGTGTACCACATCTCCCCCACCGATCCCATCATCGTTGACCAGCGCCGCAATTTCAATGCACTCCGGGAGGAAAACTTCCTATTGTACGTTTACTTGGTGCTGGGCAAGTTTGATGTACCGGCGGAGTTCGTTTTTACGACACCGAAGAATGGTCCGGCCATGACGGAAGTGTTTGACGCTGGAGATTTCAGCCTGATGTTGCGGATTCCGGGGAAAAAGGCGCTGTATGTGAGTGTGGACGGGCTTTTCCCGACAACGGACCATATCCCTTCCGAGTTTGAGGGCCAGAAGGCCTCTGTACTGCCGGCGCAAAGCGGGCATACGACGGATCAGTGGGATATCCCGGAAAGCGTGGCGGCGAGTAACCGGCAGGCGGAACGGATGGAGATCGGGTTTGCGAGAGATAACCTCCAGCAGTTGCAAATAAACCGGGAAACGACGGTGACGGGGCATTTCAAGAAACGCACGCAGCAGCAGCTTTTCCTTTTTGAAGATTATTATAACGCCGAAAGGGCTTTGCTGGGGATGGAAAAGTCTTTTATGGAGGATTTCCAGGGGAACCGGCACACCCGCGCGCTGCACGACGAATACCGGAATGCCTTCGACCGGGCACGGCGGGATGTGAAGGATTACTTCCTGCGGGATGTGCAGGCGCAATTCGAGGAAATGACGGTGACGCTGGACACGTTCGGGATCAGGGAGATGGGCATCCGGTCGGATAAGCCGGCATTGGTGTACCATACCCGGTTTTCGTTGGATGGATTGGTGAAGAAGGCCGGCCCCAACTACATCCTGGACGCGGGCAAGATCATCGGCGGGCAGATTTCGGTAAAGCCTTCGCAGCGGGCGCGGACGGCGGATGTATATATGTCATTCGCCCGTTCGTTTGCATATGAGATCGAGGTGGAGATTCCGGAAGGGTATGTGGCCGAGGGGGTGGAGAAGCTGGCGCGGCAGGTGGATAACGAATGCGGGAGCTTCATAGTAAAAGCGGAACAGAAAGAAGGGAAGCTGCAGTTGCAGATCACCAAGTCGTATAAAGTTGCACACGCGCAGGCCGCCAAATGGCCGCAGTTGCTGGAGATGATCGATGCGGCGGAGGCTTTCAGGGATCAGAAAATCCTGTTGAAGAAAGCGGGTTAA
- a CDS encoding DinB family protein, whose amino-acid sequence MRNVVQFVREALINNFRELDQWFQEDAVLLHFKPERGQWNAREVLEHICLTNYFLLLTINKSTRRALERKMDGLYIMPGADYEAKFRQIEIVSSKSFGWVNPAHLEPSGTRDLDEIRTLLKQQFAQCMYNLSMLKNGEGRLVRTEMTVNNLGKLDIYQYIFFLTKHIERHIAQLHELRDQYEESAIMI is encoded by the coding sequence ATGAGAAACGTTGTACAATTCGTAAGAGAGGCCCTGATCAACAATTTCCGGGAGCTGGACCAATGGTTCCAGGAAGACGCCGTGCTACTGCACTTCAAACCCGAACGCGGGCAGTGGAATGCACGGGAAGTGCTTGAGCATATTTGCCTGACGAACTATTTCCTGTTGCTGACCATCAATAAAAGTACCCGCCGCGCGCTGGAACGTAAGATGGACGGACTCTATATAATGCCCGGTGCCGATTATGAGGCTAAATTCCGCCAGATCGAAATCGTGAGCAGCAAATCCTTCGGATGGGTGAACCCGGCGCACCTGGAGCCCTCCGGCACAAGGGACCTCGACGAGATCCGCACCCTCCTCAAGCAACAATTCGCGCAATGCATGTATAATCTCAGCATGCTCAAAAACGGGGAAGGCAGGCTCGTAAGAACAGAAATGACCGTGAATAACCTGGGGAAACTGGATATCTATCAGTATATCTTCTTCCTCACAAAACATATCGAAAGGCACATCGCGCAACTGCATGAACTGCGCGATCAGTACGAAGAAAGCGCCATTATGATATAA
- a CDS encoding RtcB family protein: MSKLKLRGKDLRAIGYPEAPVISVAIGVMEKHYKHHSQDAALALLTQVLQDPAAFSADEHLGKIAEKLIVEESVEIPLLPEALPYQIFGKEFIEEGALRQMNGAMRLPVTAAGALMPDAHQGYGLPIGGVLAVRNAVIPYAVGVDIGCRMCLSILDIPAVNLEKNAAQFKRELIAQTAFGAGMSWKKPEDDAVLDNPAFQEIGLLKHLQAKAAAQLSTSGSGNHFVEWGLVEITDPANEWNLAPGVYLGLLSHSGSRGLGAQIAAHYTKVAQEVCQLPREVQHLAWLDMDSDNGREYWTAMNLAGDYASANHHHIHRRLIKAMGATLLARVENHHNFAWKETHNGENLIVHRKGATPAGKGALGVIPGSMTEPGFIVRGRGFEGALDSASHGAGRQMSRSKATQTFTGHELNRILIEKGVTLVGGGLDEAPGAYKDIRAVMAAQKPLVDVIGTFLPKIVRMADGGPSED, from the coding sequence ATGTCAAAGCTCAAACTTCGCGGCAAAGACCTCCGGGCCATCGGTTACCCCGAGGCGCCGGTGATCAGCGTCGCGATCGGTGTCATGGAGAAACATTATAAACATCACTCCCAGGACGCCGCACTGGCCCTGCTGACGCAGGTGCTGCAAGACCCCGCCGCTTTTTCGGCCGACGAACATCTTGGAAAAATCGCTGAAAAGCTGATCGTGGAAGAATCCGTAGAAATTCCCCTCCTGCCGGAAGCGCTGCCTTACCAGATTTTCGGGAAGGAATTCATCGAAGAAGGCGCACTCCGGCAAATGAACGGCGCCATGCGCCTGCCAGTTACGGCCGCCGGCGCCCTCATGCCCGACGCCCACCAGGGCTATGGCCTGCCTATCGGAGGCGTGCTCGCCGTCCGCAATGCCGTTATCCCTTACGCAGTTGGGGTGGATATCGGTTGCCGGATGTGCCTGTCTATCCTGGATATCCCGGCTGTAAACCTGGAAAAAAATGCCGCACAGTTCAAACGGGAACTGATCGCGCAAACGGCCTTCGGGGCAGGGATGTCCTGGAAAAAACCGGAAGACGATGCCGTGCTCGACAACCCGGCCTTCCAGGAAATCGGGCTGCTGAAACACCTGCAGGCCAAAGCCGCCGCGCAGTTGAGCACCTCCGGCTCCGGCAACCACTTCGTGGAATGGGGACTGGTAGAAATCACCGATCCCGCCAACGAATGGAACCTCGCGCCCGGCGTGTACCTTGGCCTGTTGTCGCACTCCGGCTCACGGGGCCTGGGTGCCCAGATCGCCGCGCACTACACCAAAGTGGCGCAGGAAGTCTGCCAGCTCCCCCGCGAAGTGCAACACCTCGCCTGGCTGGATATGGATTCCGATAACGGCCGGGAATACTGGACGGCGATGAACCTCGCGGGCGATTACGCTTCCGCGAACCATCACCACATCCACCGCCGGCTGATTAAAGCCATGGGCGCCACGCTGCTGGCCCGGGTCGAAAACCACCACAACTTCGCGTGGAAAGAAACCCATAACGGAGAAAACCTGATCGTTCACCGGAAAGGCGCCACGCCCGCCGGTAAAGGTGCGCTCGGCGTTATTCCCGGATCCATGACCGAACCCGGTTTTATCGTGCGGGGCCGCGGATTCGAAGGGGCGCTGGATTCCGCATCGCATGGCGCCGGCCGGCAAATGAGCCGGTCCAAAGCCACGCAAACCTTCACCGGTCACGAGCTGAACCGCATCCTGATAGAGAAAGGCGTAACACTCGTAGGCGGCGGCCTGGACGAAGCGCCCGGCGCTTACAAAGATATCCGCGCCGTGATGGCCGCGCAAAAGCCGCTGGTCGACGTCATCGGGACATTCCTGCCTAAGATCGTCCGCATGGCGGATGGCGGGCCATCGGAAGATTAA